A single region of the Podospora pseudopauciseta strain CBS 411.78 chromosome 1, whole genome shotgun sequence genome encodes:
- a CDS encoding hypothetical protein (EggNog:ENOG503PQSP; COG:K), with protein sequence MHPSLAVYRPDSEPDSSFPERHLDDPRDSPSEWPGQQDIAHFPPINLDFAEAGLSKIENFESNSTSLWPQGWMNQQRSLLHRQQISIHTGSIELPILHSSFRQTTSPVQAEWDLFRASSEQFPGHFQWNAPPRRSTTEEDSDSNQSQHDSLEEFCPPLSTWNATHKARRRSAHRITKPTRLPVVPVVPQTIMSDRQPNESSPDLFDFTSTNIFCAQPSHDPMVLNHGNGATNFALPQGEEFTAEKVHSKRIAHKISEKTRRNRLTLAIREIQKLLPSESDRDDMLLPANELLIRPGVPSSKLDVVEMAIGFIRKLKEENVGMTKKLRELEQKSAQKCRCQKEEHGQEKTPPVEEPEDQAKE encoded by the exons ATGCATCCCAGCCTTGCGGTCTATCGCCCTGATTCAGAGCCTGATAGCTCGTTCCCAGAGAGGCACTTGGACGACCCGAGGGACTCCCCTTCAGAATGGCCTGGCCAGCAGGATATCGCACATTTTCCTCCCATCAATCTTGACTTTGCGGAAGCTGGTCTGTCGAAGATAGAGAATTTCGAGTCAAATAGCACATCTCTGTGGCCACAAGGATGGATGAACCAACAACGCTCGTTGCTTCATCGTCAGCAA ATTTCTATTCACACCGGATCGATCGAGTTACCCATATTACATTCTTCCTTTCGGCAGACAACTTCCCCTGTTCAAGCCGAATGGGACCTATTTCGTGCGTCTTCAGAACAGTTCCCCGGGCATTTTCAATGGAACGCCCCCCCACGACGGTCAACCACCGAGGAAGATTCCGATTCCAATCAAAGTCAGCACGACAGTCTTGAAGAATTCTGCCCGCCTCTGTCAACATGGAACGCCACACACAAAGCCAGGCGACGAAGTGCACATCGTATCACCAAACCCACTAGATTGCCTGTCGTGCCAGTCGTTCCTCAAACTATCATGTCCGACAGACAACCCAACGAATCAAGCCCAGATCTGTTCGATTTCACGAGCACCAATATTTTTTGTGCTCAGCCGAGTCATGATCCTATGGTTTTGAACCATGGAAATGGTGCCACAAACTTCGCCTTACCTCAAGGCGAGGAGTTCACTGCGGAGAAGGTCCATTCGAAGCGCATCGCACACAAAATATCCGAGAAGACACGGCGGAATCGGTTGACACTTGCAATACGAGAGATTCAGAAGCTCCTACCTTCGGAAAGTGATCGGGACGACATGCTACTACCAGCCAATGAGCTGCTTATCCGGCCAGGCGTCCCGAGCAGCAAGCTAGATGTGGTCGAGATGGCTATTGGTTTTATCAGAAAGCTCAAGGAAGAGAATGTCGGCATGACAAAGAAGCTGCGGGAACTTGAACAGAAGTCAGCACAAAAGTGTCGATGTCAGAAGGAGGAACATGGCCAGGAAAAGACCCcgccggtggaggagccaGAAGATCAAGCGAAAGAGTAG
- the CYS14 gene encoding Photosystem I iron-sulfur center (EggNog:ENOG503NVZY; COG:P), with product MAHNTTASRVKRFLGIRPEDELHDADFYDDGLYLESEPSAKEALAHLVPTADGIKHYFRELFPFWGWIFHYNLTWLLGDLIAGITVGFVVVPQGMAYAGLANLPPEFGLYTSFVGFFLYWAFATSKDITIGTVAVMSTIVGNIILDIRATQPELEAEVIARALALISGVILLFIGLTRLGFIVEFIPLTAIGAFMTGSAISIAAGQVPTMMGISTVKTREETYKVIINTLKHLGDTKLDAAMGLSALFGLYFIRWFCGFMGQRSPTRSKMWFFISTLRMAFIVILYILVSWLVNRGVSDAKNAKFKILGNVPSGFQHVGAPEINTEILSAIAPHLPVTVIVLLIEHIAISKSFGRVNNYMINPSQELVAIGFSNVFGPFLGGYPATGSFSRTAIKAKAGVRTPLAGIFTAVIVLLALYALTSVFFYIPSASLAAIIIHAVGDLITPPREVYKYWQTSPLEVVIFFAGVFVSIFTSIENGIYVTIAASGAVLLWRIAKSPGSFLGRVQLQHASRDSTLKKENVDHSALDGEKHSAYLDLGRRDQSNPQIPITSPYPGVFIYRFSEGLNYVNCARHLDKMTVYIYKHTRRTQLNKYDKIGDRPWNDPGPRRGQVVDTEEIASKPKLKAIILDFSAVNAIDVTAAQALVDLRTQFNKYTDPEAVEWYFAGVTNRWTKRALVAAGFGVDRGHGVERAGGAREDVVAVAGVDPDVTVGRKEKERGSGDVDLEAGHAGSGEKRDEIAPVSSGESRPSGKRLAPIYGVNRPYFHIDVETAVASVVRNLERRRDTEDSSLEVF from the exons ATGGctcacaacaccaccgccagtcGTGTGAAACGATTCCTTGGGATCCGTCCCGAGGATGAGCTGCATGACGCCGACTTTTACGACGATGGACTCTACCTCGAGTCTGAACCATCGGCCAAGGAGGCTCTGGCTCATCTGGTGCCCACCGCTGACGGAATCAAACACTACTTCAGGGAGCTGTTTCCGTTCTGGGGTTGGATATTTCACTACAATTTGACATGGTTACTCGGAGATCTCATTGCTG GCATCACTGTcgggtttgttgttgtccctCAGGGTATGGCCTACGCTGGTTTGGCCAATCTGCCCCCCGAGTTCGGATTGTACACCAGCTTCGTGGGATTTTTCCTCTACTGGGCCTTTGCCACCTCAAAGGATATCACAATCGGC ACCGTTGCAGTGATGTCCACTATTGTTGGAAACATCATACTCGACATCCGAGCAACGCAGCCTGAACTCGAGGCTGAGGTCATTGCACGAGCTCTGGCTTTGATTTCAGGCGTGATTCTGCTGTTTATTGGACTTACCAGACTCGGTTTCATCGTCGAATTCATTCCGCTCACAGCTATCGGCGCCTTCATGACTGGTTCTGCCATTAGTATCGCCGCTGGACAGGTGCCGACAATGATGGGAATTTCGACTGTCAAGACTCGCGAGGAGACATACAAAGTCATtatcaacaccctcaaacACCTGGGCGATACCAAGCTTGATGCTGCAATGGGGTTGTCGGCCTTGTTCGGTCTTTACTTTATCCGCTGGTTTTGCGGCTTCATGGGCCAACGCAGCCCCACCAGATCCAAGATGTGGTTCTTCATATCCACCCTCCGCATGGCTTTCATCGTCATCTTGTACATTCTCGTGAGCTGGTTGGTCAACAGAGGCGTGTCGGATGCGAAGAATGCCAAGTTCAAGATTCTCGGCAATGTCCCAAGTG GTTTCCAACATGTTGGTGCTCCTGAAATCAACACTGAGATCTTGTCCGCCATCGCACCTCATCTTCCGGTCACCGTTATCGTCCTGCTGATCGAGCACATCGCGATTTCAAAGTCTTTTGGGCGTGTCAACAACTACATGATCAACCCTTCGCAGGAGCTGGTGGCTATAGGTTTCAGCAATGTCTTTGGGCCATTCCTCGGAGGCTATCCTGCCACCGGTTCGTTTTCGCGTACAGCCATCAAGGCAAAGGCTGGCGTCAGAACCCCCCTCGCCGGCATCTTTACGGCCGTCATTGTGCTACTGGCACTCTACGCGCTCACATCGGTTTTCTTCTACATTCCTTCGGCATCTTTGGCAGCAATCATCATCCACGCTGTCGGTGATCTTATCACACCTCCGCGGGAGGTGTACAAGTACTGGCAGACATCGCCTCTCGAAGTTGTTATCTTCTTCGCCGGCGTGTTTGTTtccatcttcacctccaTTGAAAATGGTATCTATGTCACAATCGCTGCGTCTGGGGCTGTTTTGCTTTGGAGGATTGCGAAAAGCCCAGGTAGCTTTCTGGGCCGTGTTCAGCTGCAGCACGCCAGCCGGGACAGTAccctcaagaaggagaaTGTCGACCACTCTGCCCTGGATGGCGAGAAGCATTCGGCGTACCTTGATCTCGGCCGCCGTGACCAATCCAACCCGCAGATCCCCATCACATCACCGTACCCCGGCGTCTTCATCTACCGATTCAGCGAAGGTCTGAACTACGTCAACTGCGCACGACACTTGGACAAGATGACGGTGTATATCTACAAGCACACTCGAAGGACGCAGCTCAACAAGTACGACAAAATCGGCGATCGCCCCTGGAATGATCCAGGCCCGCGTCGCGGTCAGGTTGTGGACACTGAGGAGATTgcttccaagcccaagctcaaggccaTCATCCTTGATTTCAGCGCTGTAAACGCCATTGATGTGACTGCCGCCCAGGCTCTTGTCGATCTCAGGACTCAGTTCAACAAGTACACAGATCCCGAGGCTGTGGAGTGGTATTTTGCGGGTGTGACAAACCGGTGGACCAAGCGGGCGCTTGTCGCAGCTGGGTTTGGAGTTGACAGAGGCCATGGCGTTGAAAGGGCAGGGGGGGCCCGGGAGGATGTTGTGGCTGTTGCCGGGGTTGATCCGGATGTCACTgttgggaggaaggagaaggaaagaggGTCAGGGGATGTGGACTTGGAGGCTGGTCACGCTGGCTCTGGTGAGAAGCGTGATGAGATTGCACCCGTCTCTTCTGGCGAGTCGAGACCAAGTGGGAAAAGATTGGCGCCGATCTATGGTGTCAATAGGCCATATTTCCACATTGATGTTGAGACTGCGGTTGCAAGCGTGGTGAGAAATctggagagaagaagggacaCGGAAGACTCTAGCTTGGAGGTTTTCTAG
- a CDS encoding hypothetical protein (EggNog:ENOG503PQEZ; COG:S) — MPFALQPIAQWTAIFGPAVYTGITLTHSTTLSLLATSPVLSPPTEEKLLAKQWHLIYRQGPNWVPPIINSAALSNVYLWYNHSQTRLQGGLYLLSAGILWGVLAVTFYYFETGINGACKWRLARLLKDGEGTGKIVIKGMKKGWIIPSVNGHTASEGSKKWGEETGMRELVMGWVRRNQWRWIAVGVAGGISGWASLGRFS, encoded by the exons ATGCCTTTCGCGCTCCAGCCCATTGCCCAGTGGACGGCCATTTTTGGCCCGGCTGTTTACACTG GAATCACACTAACTCACTCCACAACCCTCTCACTCCTCGCCACATCTCCTGTCTTATCTCCTCCAACAGAGGAGAAACTTCTTGCTAAGCAATGGCATCTCATCTACCGCCAGGGCCCGAACTGGGTGCCTCCTATCATCAACTCCGCCGCGCTCTCCAATGTCTACCTCTGGTATAATCACTCCCAAACTCGACTTCAGGGAGGGCTCTATCTGCTTTCTGCTGGGATTCTGTGGGGTGTTCTCGCGGTGACGTTTTACTACTTTGAGACAGGGATCAACGGGGCGTGCAAATGGCGGCTGGCTAGGTTGTTGAAGGATGGTGAGGGAACGGGGAAGATTGTAATCaaggggatgaagaaggggtGGATTATTCCTAGTGTCAACGGGCATACTGCTTCTGAGGGGAGTAAGAaatggggggaggagacggggatgagggagttggtgatggggtgggtgaggagaaATCAGTGGCGGTGGATTgcggttggggttgctgggggaATCAGTGGGTGGGCTAGTTTGGGGAGGTTCAGTtga
- the ctf18 gene encoding Chromosome transmission fidelity protein 18 (EggNog:ENOG503NUFN; COG:O; BUSCO:EOG09260N2T) → MIAPSSPITFPASSSPVKAKRPRPAEPPKQHKPRVLAGFLAEDDSDEDDNDETTQQPSPKRRMLEYDTQNSEVTAHDGNETRETTPPESQPPQESEEEAERYDRLFGTQATQIFPSQSTQPLPDFLQDDEFVPAPYGMSTCSGKTIPIRERKPTESVSYATMVAARSRTKEGRAKKSYFGIDIHSLMDKAAQELAKPRKKTTAPTAPPVHPDEPLLSVEPQAQPKKQWRTLLWTEKYRARNFMDLVGDDLTNRQVLRWLKKWDPIVFPNTAKTRPSARRQQQQQGQEEEERLHRKILVLHGPPGLGKTTLAHVCARQAGYDVLEINASDDRSKDVVKGRIRTTLGTETVRTLENKKAGETGKRDKIARPICVVVDEVDGVVSGSGAGGEGGFVRALIDLVTTDQKNSSGQGGGKKKRGDDFRQMRPLILICNDVYHPSLRPLRQSGLAEVIHVGKPTVEAVVTRLKAVFEKEGIPCDRDAARKLCEAAWGMTSGQDVRKGAESTAEGDLRGVMVVGEWVAGRLKATSKQATPSLTRQWIDQNVIQDLAHGGGGARGIGRGGVREIVNRIFQEGAGFPKQSLPAAAKKNALHEQPQAQLGISEQTKKYAMSRLREMIDTSGEVDRIMTEIFLEYPNRDFNDDSFLTKPDIAYEWMHFHDTCSSRIFSAQEWELAQYISQPVLACHHLFASARRHQPAAHERKWGEDDPNEAPPLPFSGPRADYEAREAEKLNRAILQGIQDSLPPSLSRSFRSPEDIATDFLPYLVRLVSPDVKPVVIGGSDKTGSIASVRREGEKAMVRRAANVLAEVGIQLHKGKIEDGSGGLVGRTTWVYRMEPDLDTLATFETASASQFLFSQAPPTRYAVRQMLDQELAKTIAARETASRQARLRAGGGTIPHIDDNNKENTPDHLQKLEMLKQQDKIAVKKDFFGRIIVLKPVLKDSSGNGTKNTGADGEKKDRVWVTYHEGINNAVRKPISLEEFLRGF, encoded by the exons ATGATAGCCCCGTCGTCCCCAATTACCTTCCCAGCGAGCTCGTCTCCTGTCAAAGCCAAGAGACCTCGCCCAGCAGAACCACCGAAGCAGCACAAGCCCCGCGTTCTTGCTGGATTCCTCGCAGAAGACGATTcagacgaagacgacaatGACGAAACTACACAACAGCCCTCGCCGAAGCGGCGAATGTTGGAGTATGACACCCAGAATTCCGAAGTAACCGCGCATGATGGCAACGAGACTCGAGAGACAACGCCCCCAGAGAGCCAACCGCCCCAGGAGTCggaggaagaagcagaaCGCTATGATCGTCTCTTTGGAACCCAAGCCACGCAAATCTTCCCTTCTCAGTCAACACAACCCTTGCCCGATTTTCTTCAGGATGACGAGTTCGTTCCCGCCCCCTACGGCATGTCAACATGCTCCGGAAAAACGATCCCGATCCGCGAGCGCAAACCTACCGAGTCCGTTTCCTACGCAACAATGGTAGCGGCACGGTCCCGAACAAAAGAAGGCCGCGCAAAGAAGAGCTATTTTGGTATCGACATACACAGTCTCATGGACAAGGCCGCTCAGGAGCTTGCGAAGCCACGGAAGAAGACGACAGCGCCCACTGCGCCTCCTGTACACCCAGACGAGCCACTGCTGTCCGTTGAACCCCAAGCGCAGCCGAAAAAGCAATGGCGGACACTTCTCTGGACCGAGAAATACAGAGCCCGGAACTTTATGGACCTCGTTGGCGATGACCTGACAAATCGTCAAGTGCTACGCTGGCTCAAGAAATGGGATCCAATCGTCTTTCCTAACACAGCCAAGACTCGTCCTTCTGCTCGccgtcaacagcagcaacaaggtcaggaagaggaggaacgGTTGCACCGCAAAATTCTCGTGCTCCATGGTCCACCAGGTCTCGGCAAGACGACGCTGGCACACGTGTGTGCCCGGCAGGCTGGGTACGACGTTCTCGAGATCAATGCAAGTGACGACAGAAGCAAAGATGTAGTCAAGGGGCGCATCCGGACAACCTTGGGAACCGAAACAGTCAGAACTCTTGAGAACAAGAAGGCGGGAGAGACCGGGAAAAGAGACAAGATTGCGCGGCCAATCTGTGTGGttgtggatgaggtggaCGGCGTGGTTTCTGGATCCGGAgcaggtggtgaaggagggttTGTTAGGGCGCTTATTGATCTTGTCACTACCGATCAGAAGAATTCTTCGGgacagggaggagggaagaagaagagaggggaTGATTTCCGCCAGATGAGGCCACTCATCCTGATTTGCAACGACGTCTACCATCCTTCTCTTAGGCCACTCAGACAATCTGGTTTGGCAGAGGTTATCCATGTGGGGAAACCCACTGTTGAAGCCGTGGTGACCAGGTTGAAGGCTGTTttcgagaaggaggggattCCCTGTGACCGGGATGCCGCACGAAAGCTATGTGAGGCTGCTTGGGGAATGACCAGTGGGCAAGATGTTCGGAAGGGTGCAGAAAGTACGGCCGAGGGAGATTTGAGAGGtgtcatggtggtgggagaatGGGTTGCCGGAAGGCTCAAAGCAACCTCAAAACAAGCCACGCCTTCTCTTACCCGACAATGGATAGACCAAAATGTCATTCAAGATCTAGctcatggaggaggaggcgccaGAGGCATTGGTCGCGGCGGCGTCAGAGAAATCGTCAACCGCATCTTCCAAGAAGGCGCTGGCTTCCCCAAACAGAgcctccccgccgccgcgAAGAAGAATGCTCTTCACGAGCAACCGCAGGCCCAGCTAGGCATCTCTGAACAAACCAAGAAATATGCCATGTCTCGCCTGCGTGAGATGATTGACACGAGCGGTGAGGTTGACCGGATCATGACAGAGATCTTCCTCGAATACCCCAACCGCGACTTCAACGACGACTCCTTCCTGACCAAGCCCGACATCGCCTACGAATGGATGCACTTCCACGATACCTGCTCCTCCCGCATTTTCTCGGCCCAAGAGTGGGAGCTAGCGCAATACATCTCCCAACCCGTCCTGGCATGCCACCACCTCTTTGCCTCCGCGCGTCGTCACCAGCCGGCTGCGCACGAAAGGAAATGGGGTGAAGACGACCCCAACGAggcacctcccctccccttctccggCCCCAGGGCCGACTACGAGGCGCGCGAGGCAGAAAAGCTCAACCGCGCCATCCTCCAGGGGATCCAGGACTCTTTACCGCCCTCACTATCACGATCCTTCCGCAGCCCAGAAGACATCGCCACCGATTTCCTTCCTTATCTCGTCCGCTTGGTGTCACCAGATGTAAAGCCTGTCGTTATTGGGGGGAGCGACAAGACCGGTTCCATCGCGAGCGTCAGGCGAGAGGGCGAAAAGGCCATGGTGAGAAGAGCAGCCAACGTGCTGGCCGAGGTTGGGATTCAGTTACACAAAGGTAAGATTGAAGACGGTAGTGGCGGGTTGGTGGGCAGGACGACGTGGGTGTACCGGATGGAGCC AGACTTGGATACCTTGGCCACCTTCGAGACGGCGTCTGCCTCCCAGTTCCTTTTTTCCCAAGCACCGCCGACACGATATGCCGTCCGCCAAATGTTGGATcaggagctggccaagacGATTGCCGCAAGAGAAACAGCCTCTCGCCAGGCACGGCTCAGAGCCGGCGGCGGTACCATCCCCCATAttgatgacaacaacaaggaaAATACCCCTGATCATCTACAAAAGCTGGAGATGTTAAAGCAACAGGACAAGATAGCAGTCAAGAAGGACTTTTTCGGGAGGATTATTGTGCTCAAGCCGGTGTTGAAAGATTCAAGTGGGAATGGAACGAAAAATACAGGGGCCGACggggaaaagaaggacaGGGTTTGGGTTACGTATCATGAAGGGATCAATAATGCTGTGAGGAAGCCGATAAGTTTGGAGGAGTTTTTGAGGGGGTTTTAG
- a CDS encoding hypothetical protein (COG:S; EggNog:ENOG503P2NU), with the protein MSSSLPSHNQPGESSSLLPSNIPTTESASRSQGQQTEQTGAMSEINTLLTGAAFGAALTASGVFQPSVIISQLNFTNFHMIQTFLTAAAGSAATVSIAQALQPNHPNLVPRAASSLGLFGPYDGNILGGILLGSGMMLSGACPGTVLAQLGVGVKSGVYAFAGASLAGVVWSGFLKPLLTQCPTPAKAGSASPSPKATVHEVLGVSKGTLLLGLEAMFVGIVIAAAKFTEVGPEAKIPPYYGGMLIAGAQLLSLVVRGCLVGMSTSYEEVGGWMLGGKLVPEKYRNMLFSAGVIVGSYLLSHGAPKFGEVTDVVVSPLSAAVGGFLMILGSRMAGGCTSGHGISGISLLSMSSFLTVGATFAAGGLMGLLIG; encoded by the exons ATGTCGTCTTCTCTCCCAAGTCACAATCAGCCGGGCGAATCTTCATCACTTTTGCCATCAAACATACCAACAACTGAAAGTGCTTCTCGCTCACAGGGACAACAAACCGAACAAACAGGAGCAATGTCAGaaatcaacaccctcctcacagGCGCCGCCTTTGGTGCCGCCTTGACAGCATCAGGAGTATTCCAACCTTCGGTCATCATCTCACAACTCAACTTCACCAACTTCCACATGATCCAAACCTTCCTCACCGCGGCTGCCGGTTCAGC AGCCACCGTCTCAATAGCCCAAGCCCTCCAACCGAACCATCCGAACCTCGTCCCCCGTGCCGCCTCCAGCCTCGGGCTGTTCGGCCCCTACGACGGCAACATCCTAGGCGGTATCCTCCTCGGCTCAGGAATGATGCTCTCCGGCGCCTGCCCCGGCACAGTCCTCGCCCAGCTGGGAGTAGGTGTCAAGTCAGGAGTGTACGCCTTCGCCGGTGCCTCCCTTGCCGGTGTAGTTTGGTCAGGGTTCCTGAAGCCACTGCTCACCCAATGTCCAACACCAGCAAAGGCTGGCtcggcatcaccatcaccaaaagcAACAGTCCACGAGGTTCTGGGGGTCAGCAAGGGGACTTTGTTGCTTGGGTTGGAGGCCATGTTTGTCGGCATCGTTATTGCCGCAGCCAAATTCACCGAAGTTGGCCCAGAAGCCAAGATCCCTCCTTATTATGGCGGGATGTTGATTGCCGGAGCGCAGCTGCTGAGCTTGGTTGTCAGGGGTTGCCTGGTCGGCATGTCTACTTCGTATGAGGAAGTCGGCGGGTGGATGCTTGGTGGAAAGCTGGTGCCGGAGAAGTACAGGAACATGCTGTTCTCTGCGGGTGTTATTGTTGGGTCGTATCTCCTGTCGCACGGTGCCCCCAAGTTTGGCGAGGTGACGGATGTGGTTGTCAGTCCCTTGAGCGCGGCGGTGGGTGGGTTCTTGATGATCTTGGGGTCGAGGATGGCTGGGGGTTGCACATCTGGGCATGGGATCTCGGGGATTTCACTGCTGTCGATGTCGAGTTTTTTGACGGTCGGGGCGACGTTTGCGGCGGGagggttgatggggttgttgattgGTTGA
- a CDS encoding hypothetical protein (EggNog:ENOG503NYWA; COG:S): protein MASPIVHPIFEPVTGTWQYIIADPSTLAAAIIDPVLDFEPARNTVSTATADSLLDIVVQNNYKVGYLLETHTHADHLSASRYLQLKLAQSTNPKTGIGKRIIQTQTTFAQKYGVEQSELEDVFDFLWEDDQTFRIGDLEAKVVHLPGHTPDHVGYLIGDNIFCGDSLFLPDVGSARCDFPGGDAVQLYHSVQTLFSLPPHYKIYTGHDYPSGDRSDPVPYTTVAEQQERNKHLKIGTTQQEFVNWRQERDSGLGEPRLLHQSLQVNIRGGRLPRSGMLVLPLKGAREVGGVRL from the exons ATGGCATCTCCGATTGTCCACCCCATCTTTGAGCCTGTCACGGGCACCTGGCAATACATTATTGCTGACCCGTCCACccttgccgccgccatcatcgaccCCGTACTTGATTTTGAACCCGCCCGCAATACCGTCTCCACGGCCACTGCTGATTCGTTGCTCGATATCGTCGTTCAGAACAACTACAAAGTTGGTTATCTTCTCGAGACACATACCCATGCAGACCATCTGTCTGCTTCCCGGTACCTCCAGCTCAAGCTCGCGCAATCAACAAACCCGAAAACAGGGATTGGCAAGCGCATCATCCAGACCCAAACCACATTTGCCCAGAAATACGGAGTCGAACAATCCGAACTCGAAGATGTTTTCGATTTTCTTTGGGAGGATGACCAGACTTTCAGAATCGGTGACTTGGAGGCAAAGGTGGTCCATCTGCCTGGCCACACGCCTGATCATGTTGGATATTTGATTGGCG ACAACATCTTTTGTGGCGATTCTCTGTTCCTCCCTGACGTTGGCTCAGCCCGTTGCGACTTCCCCGGAGGAGACGCTGTCCAACT CTACCACTCAGTCCaaaccctcttctccctccccccacatTACAAGATCTACACAGGCCACGATTACCCATCCGGCGACCGCAGCGACCCAGTCCCTTACACGACAGTAGCCGAGCAACAAGAACGGAACAAACACCTCAAGATTGGCACAACACAACAAGAGTTTGTGAACTGGAGGCAGGAGAGGGACTCGGGGCTTGGAGAGCCGAGGTTGCTGCACCAGAGTCTGCAGGTTAATATccgaggagggagactgCCGAGGAGTGGGATGTTGGTTTTGCCTTTGAAGGGGGccagggaggtggggggtgtGAGGCTTTGA
- a CDS encoding hypothetical protein (EggNog:ENOG503Q4WB; COG:Q), producing the protein MELLISLLSWQSIAVPAVAYCLTLAFYRLYLDPLAKFLGPKLAAITRYYEAYYDVVKKGQYTFRIAEMHRQYGPIVRISPYELHINEPDYFEKLHRHEGRWNKYDWSIDAQNALGAIIFTPDHHEHKARWAPLNAYFSKSRVVRHQDMIIRKLEKLCGRIGEFAKAGRVIDLGAAISAFQRDASTEYVLGKDYNSLDQPDFSVGMTRIMHGGGRMWHLTKHIRWYGPAMLSIPKEFLIKSADLDTSNFMRYARDSEEDTAQLLKAAASYNPDDDTPRTIVHEIYDSNLPPKDKTIKRVFADVVSVTGAGFETTASLLRLVIYNVFSNTDILTRLRAELTEAAARSSSPDGSIPLQTLEKLPVSNGRFDGGPAIASRSQRTAPDRDLIYDKYRIPAGTPVGMTVLLMHTDERLYPDPHRFQPERWADPEARKKAEKTYAPFSRGTRICLGMHLAWAEMYLLMAAIVQKFDFDFDGLTPKDHFKVVSDQFIVSTKGKAVLETRVSLRQR; encoded by the exons ATGGAGTTGCTCATATCTCTCTTGTCATGGCAATCGATTGCAGTCCCGGCGGTTGCCTACTGCCTCACTCTTGCATTCTACCGCCTCTACTTGGATCCTCTTGCCAAATTTCTTGGCCCAAAGCTTGCCGCAATCACTCGCTACTACGAGGCGTATTACGACGTGGTCAAAAAGGGACAGTATACCTTTCGCATCGCCGAGATGCACAGGCAATATG GGCCCATCGTCCGGATCAGTCCTTACGAGCTTCACATAAACGAACCAGACTATTTTGAAAAGCTCCACCGCCACGAGGGGCGCTGGAACAAGTACGACTGGTCGATCGATGCCCAGAATGCCCTTGGTGCCATCATCTTTACACCGGACCACCACGAGCACAAGGCCCGTTGGGCACCGCTTAATGCCTATTTTTCCAAATCAAGGGTTGTCCGCCATCAGGACATGATCATCCGTAAGCTAGAAAAGCTCTGCGGGCGGATTGGCGAGTTTGCAAAAGCTGGAAGAGTGATTGATCTCGGCGCTGCTATAAGTGCTTTCCAGAGGGATGCTTCGACAGAGTATGTTCTTGGGAAGGACTATAACAGTCTTGACCAACCGGACTTCAGTGTCGGTATGACAAGAATCATGCATGGTGGCGGAAGGATGTGGCACTTGACCAAGCACATCCGCTGGTATGGGCCTGCTATGCTTTCTATTCCGAAGGAGTTTCTCATCAAGAGCGCTGATCTGGATACGTCAAACTTTATGCGCTATGCGCGA GACAGCGAAGAGGACACCGCGCAGCTACTCAAAGCGGCCGCTTCTTACAACCCGGATGACGACACCCCCCGAACCATCGTTCACGAGATCTATGACTCCAATCTTCCCCCCAAGGACAAGACGATCAAGCGTGTCTTTGCCGACGTCGTCTCAGTGACGGGAGCTGGCTTCGAAACAACAGCCAGCCTCCTCCGGCTGGTTATCTACAACGTCTTTAGCAACACCGACATTCTAACTCGCCTGCGAGCCGAGCTCACCGAGGCAGCTGCTCGGTCCTCGTCTCCGGATGGATCTATCCCCCTGCAGACGCTTGAAAAGCTACCCGTATCTAACGGCCGTTTTGATGGAGG TCCTGCTATTGCCTCCCGCTCTCAGCGTACCGCTCCCGACAGAGATTTGATCTATGACAAGTATCGCATCCCGGCTGGAACACCTGTGGGCATGACGGTTCTGTTGATGCACACGGACGAAAGGCTGTACCCGGATCCGCATCGGTTTCAGCCGGAGAGGTGGGCAGATccggaggcgaggaagaaggctgagaagACGTACGCGCCGTTCTCGAGAGGTACGAGGATCTGTCTTGGGATGCA TCTTGCCTGGGCAGAAATGTATCTGCTTATGGCTGCGATCGTGCAAAAGtttgactttgactttgaTGGTCTCACACCAAAGGACCATTTCAAGGTCGTGAGCGACCAGTTCATCGTCAGCACCAAGGGGAAGGCTGTTTTGGAGACAAGGGTGTCGCTACGTCAGCGTTGA